The Trueperaceae bacterium genome segment GGGCGGGATGCCCACGTCCTCCCAGCCTGGATTCGTGGTGGGCATGTCGGGGATGTGGGCGGTTGCGCCGAGCCCCGACTCGCGGACATCCCACAGCTTTCTCGCCTCCCACTGCTCCTCGTACACCCGAACGGACGGAGCATCCTCGCGCTCCGAAAAGCGTTCGGCCAGCTCCCGCGCCCGCCGCAACGCCTCCTCCTGGCTGTCGGCGCCGTACTCGACCAGCAACCAGCCACCGCCCTCCGGCAGCAGGTCGACGTCGTGCGGGTGAAGTCCCTTCCTCTTCATGTAGCCCACCAGGGTGTCGTCCATCCCCTCGACGCCCACCGGCCTCGTGCCCATCACCTCGGTCACGTGGTCGGCGGCAGAGAAGATGTCAGGGTAGCCTAGGACGACCAGTGCTCGCTCGGGCAGTTGCGGCACGAGCTTCACTGTCGCCTCCAGGATCATGACGCAAGTTCCTTCACTTCCCGCGATGGCACGCGCGGCGTCGACTCCTTCCTCTGTGAGCAAGGCGGGCAAGTTGTAACCGGAGACGCGCCTGGGGATGTCCGGGAAACGACTACGGATCTCTTCACGGTAGCGGTCGCGGAGGCTCCTGAGCCGACTGTAGATCTCCCCTTCCCTGCCGGCACTCCTGCTCGCCGCCTCGAGCTCTTCCTCGTCCATGGCGCAGAGGGTCAGTCGGATCCCGTCGTAGGTGACGACGTCCAGACTCGCGATGTAATCCTCGGTGCGCACGCCCAGGCCGTAGTACTGACCCATCACGGAGTGGATGCCGCACGAGTTGTTGCCGATCATCCCGGCGATCGTGCAGTGGCTGTGTGTGGCCGGGTCGGGTGGGAAGGTGAGCCCATGCTCACCGGCCGCGTCCCTCAGATCGTCCAGCACCACGCCCGGCTGGACCCGCGCGGTCCGCCTCTGAGGGTCGACTTCCAACACGCGGTTCATGTACTTCGAGCAGTCGACGATCACGGCTTCGTTGCAGGTCTGGCCGGCCAGGCTGGTGCCGCCGCCGCGCGGGGTTATGGGGGCGCCGTGAAGCCGGCAGATCCGCAAGGTGGCGATGAGGTCAGCCGCATCGACCGGGAGCACCACACCGATCGGCACCTGGCGGTAGTTGGAGGCGTCGGTCGAATAGGCTGCGCGGCTGCCCCGGTCGAAACGGACCTCGCCGCGGATACCGGCCCTTAGGTCGCGTGCGAGGTCGAGGCCGTACGGAGGCAGAGTGGCCGCCGAAACCTGCCAGGTCGATAATCCCGTCGCCACGTCGCTCATCGCCCGCTCCCGGGCCCCTGTCTTTTCCACTGCCCCTCCCCCTTCGCTTCCGTCAGACGGCGTACCGATGCGCCGTCTGACGCCTCAACTGGAGTCCGTGGCCATCTCGCCCCAGGTTTGGCCGCATCGTCCCGCCTTCGGGCGGTCGGAAGCCGTCGAAGATCATCTCCTCGATACGCGCGTGGTCGAAGAAGTACTCGATGTGGCGCAGCTGCGGCAGGGCGCATGCGACCTGCAGGCTCAGCGCCGGGGCGGTGTGCGCCGAGAGCGGCAGGTCGAAAGCATCGCAAAGAGCAGCTACTCGCAGGAAACCGGTGATCCCCCCGCACCTGGTCAGGTCGGCCTGGATCACGTCTACTGCTTGCGCTGCCAGCATCCGCCGGAAGTAGGCGAGGTCGTATCCGTACTCGCCGGCGCTGACGTCCATCCCTCCCGGGGAGCGGTCGCGTAGCATGCGCAGACCCTCCAGGTCGGTCGAGGAGACCGGCTCCTCGAACCAGCTGACGCCCTCCTCGCCGAACCGTTCTGCGAACCCCAATGCCTGCTTCCGCGCGTAGGCGCCGTTCGCGTCCACGAACAGCTCCGCGTCCCCTATCGCCTGGCGCGCCGCCCGGACCCGCTCGGCGTCGGCATCAGGCTCGCGGCCTACCTTCATCTTCACCCGGCCGATCCCCTGTTCCACCCAACCGCTCAGCTGGCGCTGCAGCTCATCGAGTGAATAGGATGTGAAGCCGCCGCTCCCGTACACCGGTACCTCGAGCCGAACCACTCCCAGGAGCGACGCGAGCGGCAGCTCCAGCAGCCGTGCCTTCAGGTCCCAGAGCGCGGTGTCGACCGCCGAGAGGGCCATCGCGGAAACTCCCGCCCTCCCCTGATTGCGCACGGCCATCGCCATCCGCTGCCAGGCCGCCTCGGGTGAGAACGCATCGCAGCCCACCACCGCCTGTGCCAGGAACTCTCGGGTGAAAGTGGCGGTGGCCAGCGAGGCGTAGCTGAAGCCGAGGCCACGGCAACTGCTGGCGACTGCCTCCACGACTACTACGGTCGTGCTCGTCCACTCGAAGGTGCCGTCCGACTCCGGTTTGTCGGTCGGCACCCGGTAGCAGAGGATCTTGAGTTCGTCCACGCGCCTCTTCGGCGCCCCTCTGCTCACGGTCGGGACCGGCCGGGGAACAATCCGTCGACTGCCTCCTTGAAGGTCTGTCTCACGATGCCTGCCAGGTCGGGGTCGCCCTTCGCCAGGGCCGAGAGGTAGTGACGCGCCTGCTCGACGGTTATGTGCGGCGGCAGGGTGGGCACGTCAGGATCGGTCACCGCCTCGAGCACGAACGGCCTGTTGGCGCTCAACGCCTCATCCCAGGCGGCCCCGATCTCCTCGGGGTCCTCGATCCTCACGCCCCGCAGACCCACGAGTTCGGCGTAACGAGCGTAGTGCAGGTCCTCGAGATCCTGCGACGCCTCGTACTTCGGATTGCCGGACATCGCCCGCATCTCCCAGGTCACCTGGTTCAGATCGCGGTTGTTGAGCACCAGTATGACGAGCCGCGGGTCGCTCCACTCGCGCCAGTAGCGGGAGATCGTCACCAGCCCGTTGTTTCCCAGCATCTGCATCGCGCCGTCTCCCACGCAGGCGATGACGGGACGGTCGGGATGAACGAACTTGGCCGCCACCGCATAGGGAACCCCCGGGCACATGGTGGCCAGGTTGCCCGAGAGGCTGGCCATCATCCCCCGCCGGATCTTGAGGTCCCGAGCGAACCAGTTGGCCGAGGAACCCGAGTCGGCGGTGATGATAGCCCCGTCCGGCAGGCGGGGTGAGAGCTCCCAGAAGACCCTCTGCGGATTGATCGGATCGGCCTCGTTGAGGGCCCGGGCTTCCAATACCCGCCACCACTCGTCGACCGCGGCCTCTATTCGCTGCAGCCACGACCTGTCCTCCTTGGGCTCGAGTCGCGGCAACAGAGCCCGGAGGGTGGCCCGGCTGTCGCCGTGCAGGCTCACCTCCATCGGATAACGGATGGACAGCATCTTGGGTTCGATGTCTATCTGCACGCC includes the following:
- a CDS encoding enolase C-terminal domain-like protein, whose amino-acid sequence is MDELKILCYRVPTDKPESDGTFEWTSTTVVVVEAVASSCRGLGFSYASLATATFTREFLAQAVVGCDAFSPEAAWQRMAMAVRNQGRAGVSAMALSAVDTALWDLKARLLELPLASLLGVVRLEVPVYGSGGFTSYSLDELQRQLSGWVEQGIGRVKMKVGREPDADAERVRAARQAIGDAELFVDANGAYARKQALGFAERFGEEGVSWFEEPVSSTDLEGLRMLRDRSPGGMDVSAGEYGYDLAYFRRMLAAQAVDVIQADLTRCGGITGFLRVAALCDAFDLPLSAHTAPALSLQVACALPQLRHIEYFFDHARIEEMIFDGFRPPEGGTMRPNLGRDGHGLQLRRQTAHRYAV
- a CDS encoding thiamine pyrophosphate-requiring protein, encoding MAGNVSDFLLARLTQWGIRRIYGYPGDGINGIMGALDRANGMPAFVRTSHEEMAAFMACAHSKFSGEVGVCLATSGPGAIHLLNGLYDAKMDHQSVVAIVGQQARMALGGHSQQEVDLLNLFKDVAGEYVHMATDPAQIRHLVDRSVRIARSERTVTCLIVPKDVQELEAVEVPPRKHGAVHSGVGHSHSLVLPTDEQLDRAADVLNDGERVAMLVGAGALGAADEVIEVAQRLGAGVAKALLGKAVLPDDLPFVTGSLGLLGTKPSWDLMEECDTLLMVGSSFPYSEFLPREGQARGVQIDIEPKMLSIRYPMEVSLHGDSRATLRALLPRLEPKEDRSWLQRIEAAVDEWWRVLEARALNEADPINPQRVFWELSPRLPDGAIITADSGSSANWFARDLKIRRGMMASLSGNLATMCPGVPYAVAAKFVHPDRPVIACVGDGAMQMLGNNGLVTISRYWREWSDPRLVILVLNNRDLNQVTWEMRAMSGNPKYEASQDLEDLHYARYAELVGLRGVRIEDPEEIGAAWDEALSANRPFVLEAVTDPDVPTLPPHITVEQARHYLSALAKGDPDLAGIVRQTFKEAVDGLFPGRSRP